A window of Proteus columbae contains these coding sequences:
- the dld gene encoding D-lactate dehydrogenase produces MNESNSSVNQHFIRKLEGIVGKKQVLTQAHKTERYRKGFRSGQGKALAVVFPANLLEQWRVFKTCVEADKIIIMQAANTGLTEGSTPNGDDYDRDIVIISTLRQDKIQVLSEHNQVIAFPGSTLWHLEKVLKPLGREPHSVIGSSCIGASVIGGICNNSGGALVRRGPAYTELSLYARVNEKGEAELVNHLGIDLGETPEEILTNLDNRHYHEKQIQTTEKLASDHEYHERIRDVDANTPSRFNNDERRLYEAAGSAGKLSVFAVRLDTFPADHRTQVFYIGTNNPDELEDIRRHILSHFKKLPVAGEYMHRSYYKMAEVYGKDTFLVIDKLGTDKMPILFAVKGRVDAVLNKVPFLPKNMVDRTMQFMSKLWPAHLPERMTDFRDKYEHHLMLRMADDGIEEAATYLKEYFKLASGDYFECTEEEGNKAFLHRFAAAGAAVRYHAVHVNDVEDVLPLDIALRRNDKDWFEKLPPEIENKLLYKLYCGHFMCHVMHQDYIIKKGVDAKALKAEMLALLDQRGAEYPAEHNVGHMYYAKPQLKAFYKHNDPTNSMNPGIGKTSKLKYWGEECGCGHAHNDANTENKK; encoded by the coding sequence ATGAATGAGAGTAATAGTTCTGTAAATCAACATTTTATTCGCAAACTTGAAGGTATCGTTGGTAAAAAACAAGTATTAACACAAGCACATAAAACAGAACGTTATCGCAAAGGTTTTCGTTCAGGGCAAGGTAAGGCGTTGGCTGTTGTCTTTCCCGCTAATCTATTAGAACAGTGGCGAGTTTTTAAAACCTGTGTCGAAGCCGATAAAATTATTATTATGCAAGCGGCGAATACTGGATTAACAGAGGGTTCAACGCCTAATGGTGATGATTATGATAGAGATATCGTGATTATTAGTACATTACGCCAAGATAAAATACAGGTTCTTTCAGAGCATAATCAAGTTATTGCTTTCCCTGGTAGTACGTTATGGCATTTAGAAAAAGTATTAAAGCCATTAGGGCGAGAACCTCATTCTGTTATTGGCTCTTCTTGTATTGGTGCGTCGGTGATAGGAGGAATTTGTAACAACTCGGGCGGCGCTTTAGTTCGCCGCGGGCCTGCTTATACCGAATTATCGCTTTATGCTCGCGTTAATGAAAAAGGTGAAGCTGAATTAGTTAACCATTTAGGTATTGATTTAGGTGAAACACCAGAAGAGATATTAACTAATTTAGATAATCGTCATTATCATGAAAAACAGATACAAACGACAGAAAAACTAGCCTCTGATCATGAATATCATGAGCGTATACGTGATGTCGATGCTAATACACCTTCTCGTTTTAACAATGATGAACGGCGTTTATATGAAGCAGCAGGGAGTGCAGGAAAATTATCGGTATTTGCTGTGAGATTAGATACTTTTCCAGCAGATCATCGCACTCAGGTTTTTTATATTGGTACTAATAATCCGGACGAACTTGAAGATATTCGTCGTCATATTTTAAGCCATTTTAAAAAGTTGCCTGTTGCTGGGGAATATATGCATAGAAGCTATTACAAAATGGCTGAAGTGTATGGAAAAGACACATTTTTGGTGATTGATAAATTAGGTACAGATAAAATGCCAATATTATTTGCCGTAAAAGGGCGAGTAGATGCGGTATTAAATAAAGTGCCTTTCTTACCTAAAAACATGGTGGACAGAACCATGCAGTTTATGAGCAAACTATGGCCAGCTCATTTACCAGAGCGTATGACTGATTTTCGTGACAAATATGAACATCATCTTATGTTAAGAATGGCAGATGATGGAATTGAAGAAGCCGCAACTTATTTAAAAGAATACTTTAAGCTAGCATCAGGTGATTATTTTGAATGTACTGAAGAAGAGGGAAATAAAGCCTTTTTGCATCGTTTTGCTGCCGCAGGTGCTGCTGTGCGTTATCATGCCGTTCATGTTAATGATGTAGAAGATGTGTTGCCATTAGATATTGCATTGCGCCGTAATGACAAAGATTGGTTTGAAAAGCTACCACCTGAAATAGAGAATAAATTACTTTATAAACTCTATTGTGGGCATTTTATGTGTCACGTTATGCATCAAGATTATATTATTAAAAAAGGTGTTGATGCTAAAGCATTAAAAGCAGAAATGCTGGCGTTATTAGATCAGCGTGGAGCTGAATATCCCGCAGAGCATAACGTAGGTCATATGTATTATGCTAAACCTCAATTAAAAGCATTCTATAAGCATAACGATCCAACCAATAGCATGAACCCGGGTATTGGTAAAACCTCAAAACTAAAATATTGGGGAGAAGAGTGTGGCTGTGGACATGCTCATAATGATGCTAATACAGAGAATAAAAAATAA